In the Aptenodytes patagonicus chromosome 5, bAptPat1.pri.cur, whole genome shotgun sequence genome, ATTGGTAGTGGGGAATGCAAGCTGTGCAGATGAATTCCAATATccatgcccttccccacccccccaccccagttaCTGTGTATCTATTTTCCTCTTGCCTTGAAATATCCAATAAACTTaatgcttgaaataatttttgaggaAAACTTGAATAATACTGATTTCCCTTTTGAATTGTACATAAATACTTCTGTACACGTGTAGCATTTAAAATGGGTAATAccagcaaaaggaagaaatctcATGTGTGGAAGATTATTTAGATATCACTGAGTTCTAGAGACTGGTAATTGAACAAACGTGCTTGAAACTTTGAATTTGCACAAGTGCAAAtgcatattaatatttttttcctaaatttgttCTATGTAGTATGGGGCTGCGTTGGGCTTGATTTTTCAGCTGTGTGCTAGGGTACAGAATTAAGGGTGAGCTTTTGAAATGCTACATCAGTGTCTTATCACTAACCAGCTGCACACTACTGCTGTTTATCCCAAATTTGAGTTATAAATTGAAGCAAAGGGGAAACCTACATGTATTATCTTTATTGTAGATGTTACCTGTTTTGTTATTGCATATTGCTGACATTCTATTTTGTACAAAGAACAATGGATATCCAGGCTGATAAGTGTTAAATAttgtaaattttttatttttaaaggtctaCACGCTTTCTGTGTCTGGAGATAGACTAATTGTGGGGACGGCAGGTCGGAGAGTGCTGGTGTGGGATTTGCGGAACATGGGTTATGTTCAGCAGCGAAGAGAATCAAGTCTGAAATACCAGACCCGCTGTATCAGAGCATTTCCGAATAAACAGGTATGGGAACCATGTCAGTAATTATATTTCTGCTGAATATTCTTTAGGAAAAATGGtggtttatttttcaagttttctgcatctttctctcattttaaaaaatttctggTCTTCAAAGTTTCGTAATCAAActctgggagggggaaaaaaaaatggtgttgaGGCCCCTTGTTCCAGGTTAACTCTTTTGAATAGTGTAGCTTAGGAATGTTTGTCACTGATTTACCAGCatattatgttttcattttttcccctctgttttgtGTCCTTTTTGTAAAATAACCTGTTTAATGCAGCACAATGCTGacatgtaattaaaaaacaaaacaccccttctgccctcccccccccaaagttgCAGTAGAAGAGAGGAAGACAGAATTGGCAGTTGCTCAGCAGCCTTTATGCATTGTAGCCCTAGGTTCTTCAACATGCTGTGAACAGGGGCaggattaaaaatatatgaatgtcgtttatatatttttctttttttttttaactgagtctGTCATGCACTCAAGAACCCATGATCCATTATCAAGGTGGAATTGTACCTGATACATAGTGTATCTGTGGTATTTCACTTTCTGAAGTAAAGCAAGAAGACTTAGCTTTTTCTGACAAACAAATTTGGAAGGGAATTTTCCCGTGTACATACTGATAGCACAGGAATTGGGAGACCTAGTTACTTGTTCTTGAACTGGCATAAACGCTTTGTCCATTTTCAGTTCTAGTTATAGTAAAACAAGCTGATCTTCCAGATTGTATTGTATTATGGGTTTTAAAAAACCTTGCTATAGCTAGATACCATTACAATCCTACTTCTGAAAAGATCTGTTATGGGCTTAACTCAGAAGTTATAATAAAGGCATCTCAGGTTGCTCTAAGTCAGGACTGTAATTAACTGGATAAGTGGACACCACTTATAACCAAGTTTCACTAAAAATACTATTTCAACTTGAGTGTTTAGTTGCTAGTATAAAGCTCTGAACTAATTTTAATGTAATTCTGAAACTAAATAGTCTCGTGAGTATCTCTAATATTAGAGATATTTAGGCCCCAGGGGATAGGTGGGCAAATACAAGGGGTTCTTaactcttaacatttttttttcccccaaatcaacTTGTGTTTCCATCTGCAGGGGTAATTAAAAGCCTCACTGTCAGCTTAAAACTATGGTACAATGAGAATctctcagaaagctttttttctgtattacttcTTTCttagaagcagatttttttgatGATGCCATGGATCTGTGGTAACAATTTCTGGCTGTACATAATTTAAGACtgtttacatttcatttatttgaatTTAGAGGGGTATAAGATAAATTGTATTGCAATCTCTTCTCCAGttgtaaacttttaaaatgcatatctCCAAATTTTTTTGGTAGGGTTATGTTTTAAGCTCTATTGAAGGTCGTGTTGCGGTGGAGTATTTGGATCCAAGTCCAGAAATCCAGAAGAAGAAATACGCATTCAAATGTCACCGTTTGAAGGAAAACAACATTGAGCAGATTTATCCAGTTAATGCTATTTCTTTCCATAATGTCCACAACACGTTTGCTACAGGTAGAGTAGATACTTGATTTTTTGTAACACTTGCATCAATTCCTTAGTTTTGATTTAAACAGGTTAGCATTTACTTCATATGGCCTTACTTTTTAAGCATGTAAGTCATATTTCTTGCAATGAGCAGAGTTTCTAAATTATTTGATGCAGTGAGAGTTAATTGCTTTAACGGGGATTTTGGGAAATACTTGCTGTGCTCTTTACTGAATTACGCAGCTCTGTATAACTCCTGTTTTTACTGACAAAGTAATTCCaggtatctttctcttttttcctttgctgtatctTTTCAGTCTTACCACTCTCCCAATTATAACTTAcaaatggtttttaaaaattaattttcaggagGTTCTGATGGATTTGTGAATATTTGGGATCCATTTAATAAAAAGCGGCTGTGTCAGTTCCATCGGTATCCCACAAGCATAGCATCACTTGCCTTCAGCAATGATGGAACTACCCTTGCAATAGCTTCTTCATATATGTATGAAATGGATGACATCGAACATCCCGAAGATGGTATCTATATTCGCCAAGTGACAGATGCAGAAACAAAACCTAAGTGAGTATGCTTCACCTGTATTTGAGCCTTTCTGAGCATTCATCCCAAGATTTATTAATTTTCCTAAATTCATGAATAGCATTATTGATGCCAGTAGATAGTGCAGCTTGACAGTAGGGTTGGTTTTGATTTTATCTTGTTCGCCCAAGCTTTCAATATCCGTAGGTTGAAAGACATCTGATGGATAAAATTGTGCCTAGTTGTTTAGTAGGAGAAGAATGTCAAACTCTTATCCTTTTTGAATAGGTACTATTATATGAAGCTGTGGAGTTATTGCTAGCTCATTGCTTCAAGAATTCAGGGAAGAATTCAAGAATAATTTATTTGTGTAAATGCTACTGTGTTTGGATATTTAAAACTTAGAATTAATGAAATCTTTACACACTGAGTATGCACCTAGCTGTCACAGTTCGAAGTGAATCTAGATACTGTTCTAGGAAGGTTGTGTAAAATCAAGGAAAAGCTTTCTCAGTTCCCGTGTATTGGAGTTTGCTGCAGCCCTCTGATAACACACTTTTCTATCATTGTTGCTGTCAAAATGGGGCAAACTGATTGATGAAGGTGAAAGACTTCTGTTAAGCTCGCTTTGGCATGAACGTTAGATAGAAAAATTGCCATCACAGTGCAGAATTGCACTACTCTTCATTATGCTAGCACAGGAGcagttgtttttatttccaaattcctgtggtttgtcagctgttttttttttttcttctactactCGAAGTGTCTTACACTTCATCTGGTTTTCTTCATTATTTAGTATCTAAGTGGCTATGTAAATAGACACACATAAGTAATCAAAGTTCCTGAGTTTAAAACCTCGAGACCTCCCCCCCTTCCTTAAGTGACTTGTATATTGCTTCGGAGCAGCCATTTTATCACTGTGGAGATGGTGAAGTGGAAGTTGCAGAAGAATAAATACACCATCTTTCACTTGGagtggtttgttttaaaataattttgatgctcagggaaaaataaaaccagaactatttcagtatttatttctgGGCTtcctcaagcaaaaaaaaaaaaaaacccacccaaggAAACCCCAAAGATGATAattgaaatctatttttaaaatcaggttttaCTTGTTACATACATTTgggagggtttaaaaaaaaaaaaggtgatagaAGAATATTTGCTGCTCTTGGTCTTGTAATAGTAAGAGCtgctttcagttatttttgttcaTTGCTAGTTATGGTTGCTAATTCTGTAGATGCTTCATTCTGCCGTATGAGGAGGTTAATCTACAATTAAACAATATTTCCTCTTGGCCCTCcattattttctgaaacagatgGTTCATCATTTCCTGGGCTGTTAAACACAGCAAGGTTAAGGTTAGACTCTTGGGAATCAGCTAGTTTTGAATCTTATTAGGCTGTAGAAGGAAAACTAATAAGAATACTCCTTAATATCATTTTGTGACTGTAAACAATTATTTATTAGCAAACAATTGATCCCAGAAGGGCAAATTGTTTGAGTCAGTAATGAGCTGAGAAAAGACAGAGCATATCTGtgtatttggaaaataattgtAACGTAATTGCAATGCATTTAGACAGGCATCTTTCTGGACCTGTTTCTATCTTTAAATgaatttctgaaaacattaacaAGGTTTATATGCTTTTCTGACATTTACAAGTTGCTTGTGCCAACCTTAGGGCACTAAGAATGATGCATATATTCTAACGTTACAGTAGTGTGAGTCATCTCTGGtttattctaaaaataagttACTTAAGACAGAAGACTAATAGTTGTTTCATAGTGATCTCTTTGCATATTAATTTGAATCACTTAGCATTTCTGCACGATGCATTCTTAAATGCATCAAGATGGTGCCATATTACATAAAGAAAACTTGGCAAGATCAGCTTTTTGATCGCTAAATTATTATATATTGTATCTTGATACAAGTGAAAGCGGTCTTTCTacacatttctgcttttatagAAAGTTGAATGTTTTGCCTGCTTATGATTACTCTAAAAATTGctgaaatacaatttatttatttcaggtcTACTTAGAGGTCTACTTAGACTTCTGGTGATACTTCTTCTCTACAAGAGGTGCCCACCTGCTCCTAACAAGACTAAACTAAAACAGTAGAAGTGGGAAGAACAATCTTTGTACTGGTGTTGTTTCTTACTAAGAAATATTTGTTTGTATATTGTAGTATGTTTTAATCTGTCATTACTTTTCTGCTTATGttagtgaaaatgttttctttatctgCTGTTTGTAGCTAAATTAGTTCAGTCCTGTAGGCAACTTTGCGTATACCTTTATAAAAACTTACCACATTTTGTAGTATCTAATTATGAAAACTTGCGGTAGTATCATAATTGTTCAATAAATATCTGTAGTTTTTTTGAAAACAACTACTTTGTGTAACAACCTTTACTGTTTGTGAAACAAACATTAAGACCAAACCTTTAAGTTGCAAGAATTCTTGAGTTCTAGATCTTCCTGATGGCAAATTTCTGAGCCTTTTGTCTTTTTCCAATGAGATGAACTGGGAATTTCTTCATTGCCCGGGGATGCTGGCTCTCCAGGCAATGTTTTCACAGGGCTATGAAAGCCTAAAGTTGTATTAGGTGGGCTTGTTTATCTCAATGACTTGATTGTTACTGGAGAACTGTTAACTGTTTCTGGAGGAAAGAACTTGAACACATggtactttgttttttttttcacgtgCTGCATAAAAGCCTAAAATTAATGATGCTTGGGAAGAATTGAGGGTAGAGGGGAGCAAATGTAGAGTTTCAGCCTACAGCTGAGTGGTCTGTTTCAAGTCTGCAGATTTGACCTGGTAGCCCAGGGTTTGTGGAGTAACACAAGTGGAAAGGTAGAAAAGAGGAGTTTCCTCAGAGTGGAAATGTCATTCTGGCCACAAAACCCCATGAAGATATGCTGTTTCTTTGAATGTCTTGCTTGCCTTATTGCCAGTTGGTAAGAAGTCTAATCTGTAATCAAATTTTGTATCAGCCTCTTGAGGATTTTGGAGTGAGGGGTGGGTGTGAGAAGATGcttgaacaaattaaaaatttcttgGGAAAGTAGTATTAGAAAAACAACTTAGACACTGTGTGTGTGTTCTAAACAGGAATGTAGATCTGATCAAGAGACTAAACCTGCAAATCCATCTTCTGCTAAAAAGAATATATTCAATGTTGCACATTCCTGACTGGTTTGTGGAAGTAAAGGTAAATGCTTTCTGATTAGTACCACCAATAAAAGTAATCTCATCCAACTCTTGTTTGCAGAACAGACTGTCAGACTGCTCTCCTAATAGTAGCTTGTATCAGGTGTTTGGGAAGTACTTAATACTTAAGTATTCACTTTGTAGTGAATGGTAAGGAGGGACAGAACAAAACTCCTATGAGGCTTATCAAAGATGATTAAGGTGTGGGTATTTTGAAGCGGTGATTGGATTCATACTTCCAACTTCTGTTCTGAGTTATTGGTGCCTGCGTAGCCAGTGGGCGTAGTTAttacttttaagaaaacaaacttgCTGACAACAGAAATAGTAACTGATTGTTCCAAAGAAGGTGGTGATGGAGAGGAAGCTGGGCTCTGTGTGCAGAAAGCTAACAAACTTGAGTTGTTACCAGACAGAGATAGTAAACGAGTTGTATGTGAAATACTTTATTATTTGTCATCAGCTAGATATGGATTCTTTGATAATATAAACTGGTTTTGATAGGTTTGAAAAAATTAACAATCTTGCTGAATTAAATATGAATAATACCGTCACTACAGTAGCATCCAGCGTCTGTTCTGACAGATGTACACCATCCCTATTTCCTcccattttaattgttttttttgcATTGACGGTACATGGCTCTGTGATATTGGGCAAAGGCTGAATTTTTGATGTCAGCTTAGGAAGTGATGACGCCTTGgtgtttgggttggggtttttttgtttgtttttcttgaggAATGAGTTGATACATAGGGTCTGGGGTCTAAACATGGGAACCAAAGGTTTCTGCAAGAATGACTAGCAAAGAAATAGTAAGCAAAATCCCTGGTCTGAGGGATGACTGTAGGTTGCAACAGCAGACTTCGTGTTAAGAACACTGTCAGCGTTCCAGGGTCCCAGACCacactgtgtatgtgtgtgcagatttaaatacatgcatatttGCAGAGCAAACATACACAGTACCTGTTGCTTCTCCCATCTCCTCTCAGCTGAGAGAGTATAATATTACAAAATACAAGCTTGagctgacaaaaaaagaaattttgttgttgttacctAGAAGTACAACAGTGACCCTGCTTGCGGAGAAAAGAGACCCGAAGTGAGGATGGGTCCAAATAAATGATGTGTGAAGGCAGAAACAGGCTGGGACTAATGAAAAGGTGGTTTAGTGATGATGTGGAGAAAGGAACATGTGAAATGGAGAGAGCATTGAGTGGGGATGTACAGGGATGTAGAACTGTGGGGAACAAAGTGAAATAAGAGCTAGAAAAAgtaggggaaaacaaaaagaattagGGGAATTTCAAATAGTTTGGTTAACAAAGTAGACACATAACATAACCTGGAAATGATGCCACCTGTGCAACTTTTCATTGGTAagtattgggggaaaaaaactgtaaaTGCTTGATGTACTGAGATCTGCATGCTTCAGTGGACAAAGGTAGCCCAAGATACGTAGGAGGAAACTGATTGGACTTACTAGCTCTATTTTGGCTTAAAAATGGTAGGAAAATTCCTTGTGGTGTGTTGGTGTTTTATGTAAATGCTTGAAACAAGAGTCTGTAGAAAATAGTGAGACAACCGGGCATAACGGAGGAGAAGAGAAATGTTAGTTGGTCAAGGCTACAGCTGTGTCTGTATGTTAGGTACGAATATGTGCAGTTGGAATACGGATATTTCTTTTACAAGATTAATCTTCCTTTTATTAGCTCTCTTCTAGAAATGCAGGTCAAGGCAGAGGTTCGTAAGCTGGAGAAATCATGAAATAAGCCTTTTCTGACCTATATAACAAGCAGCTGAACAAAGAGGATATACTGACTCTTGATGAGAGGAATTGAGATCTAAAAAAGCTCCTTAAGTCATTGCTTTTTGCACGGTGTTGAGGGCCATACAGAAAACATGGAGTCATAGCCGTCATTCTAATAGAGTCATCAATCACCGTTGACTGCTTGCAGGAAAAAATATCACGGGTTGTCTCTCACAAGAGCCTCATAACACTGTGGTATTAGAAGCCAAGTGGCATCTGTGCCCTGAATGTTACAAAAGCATGCTGGTAAGTGTACTTTTTTCTGTTGGCCAGTACTTCAAGATAATCAGTGTATGGTTACTACATACAGGTCTGGAGCTCTGCCACATCTCGGACATGATGTTTTGTGCTGCCGCTgcaattataataaatatatattaaaaaaattgtgtcCTTTAGATGGGCATTTTCCCAAGCAAAACCAGTCCCTGCTCTGAGCTCAAAGCTGAACTCTGAGCTCCAAACATACAGGCTTAAGTGAAGCCGTTGAGAATGACCTTTCCAAAGCTGTATAGCTGTTGCTAGGTCCATCTTCCTTAACTGTCTCACACTTTTGTAAGTGTCCAGTAGTTTTTACTGCCTTGAAAACTAAGGATTTTCTGTAGCTGTTCTGGAGTCATGTAGTCACTCAGTTCAACAGTAATTCAGCTGGTGCACCTGTTAAGATAGATGCCCAAAAGCTGGGTGTTTCTACTATTGGATGCTCTTGCAAATGTGGACCTAAACGACACGTCCACCATCAGTGATTGGTATTAGTGGTCTGGAGCAGAACCTATTTCTTTTGACTAGCAGACATCTGTTCTAGTGATTACACCATTAGCTGCTCTTATGTTGTTTAGTATAATCATAACCACAACACTAGGAATTTTTTAGTCAATATGCAACTGATATAACATCTAGTCCTCCAGCAAAGTGGCATTTACTTTGAAATGTGTCAGGCTTCTTTGTTCAAAATAGTATTTAAGTGATACTTTATAATACATTTAGATATCTAGAATTTAGAAATGAAAAGTCAAATACAGGACTTGCCAGATACTCTTACAACTAATATGCTAAAGGTACTTCCTGTGAAATATGTCTTATTTCCTTAAGGCTATATGTGTGGCACTTTTTTCTATAGCATGAAAAGATATGAATGTGCTAACGCATGATAGCAACACAGGGGATGTAATAGGTCTTCAGAGTCTCCTGTGATTACCTGCAAAGTGGAAGGGAATAAACTGTTCTCCATGTCCACTGGGACTGGGAGGAGGCATAACGAGCTTAAATTGCAGCAGAGATTAGTgtagacattaggaaaaactttctaaGTGTAAGGATGGTTAAGCCCAGGAATAGATTGCCTGGGGAAGGTGCAGCGTCTCCATCTGTGGAATTTCTCAAGCACAGGTTAGACAAGCATCTGCCAGGAATGGTGTGGTTTTAACCGGTTCCATCTTCGGGCAGGAAAGATAAGCTAGTACTGATTGTACTTGCGGTTGTTGCGCTGCTAAATTTGTCTCTGATCATTCATTCACCTGGCATTGCTCCTTTTACAGCAAACTAGTATTCTTTGTAACTGAGGCAGGGATTCctattaatttaaaacttttaaattctTAGGcaggcttttattttcctccatggCCCACACCACCATTAACAGACAAACTCGTTTCAGCTTTGAATCTGCCCGTGCTTACCAGCTTACCCTGTCAGTGTGACCTGGCACACCAGAGCCAGcgggtgctggggagccccacCTGGGagaaagctctgcagagctgtcctGTTAAACAAGACCATCGTACTTCTTAAATTCAATGTATGTATTCATTTTGTAGGCATTTCTGAATTTGTATGAGGTTAATGAAGCGGAGTACCTGATTCTTGTTGGCTATATACAATAATTGTAGTTTAAGCTTGCAGCTAGCTTCACCGTCAGCTGGCACTAAACAACTCTTGCACCAGCGTAGCATGTAGTCGTTTGTTTTAATCAATTCCCCACTTACAGAAATCCCCTATATTCCCTTTTGGTAAAAACAGAGCAAGGTAGCatcaagtaaaaataaagcaataatttATTCACTTACGCTAAAGAGTTCCTAATAATTAAATTAAGCTAAGCAAGGGTTGCTTTTCCCTGCTTGTGTTTTCTGCAAACCACCGCTGTTCTGCAGCGACAACAATGCAACAAAGACAACAATTGCCTTATTCTCAGCGCTGTACAGATGCATTGTATGAAATTATTCTGGCTTGAGAATTTGTTCCCTAAATAGATAGGACAGCCAAAGGTTGAGAGAGAAGAAATATTCTCATTCCACAGATGTCAACAAAGGCACAGAATAAGGAAGCGAATTTCCTCGTCACAGAGCAAAGGCAGGACTTGAACAGATTTCTTGATTCCTAGCTCACATAATTGGTTTAATTTTTTGCCTCTGTTGTAGACTTACTGTGGGGAGTCATTTGAGTTAATCTTTTTTATTCCTGTGATGTAATTTTTTCATCAATCGGACGAACAGTGCTTCTGTGTAAAGGTAAATGAGACCAAATTGTTAAAGGAGAGTTAAAATCCTTAGATGAATCTtcttaaatgcaaatttttcttaTATGATGATACAGTATACACTATTGTGTTGATATATGGTACTGCTAAGTGGCATAAAGAGATTCCAATAGAATACAAAGATTGACTTTATTTACTACTTTAGTGAAAAATAGATGTAACAGGATGAAAGTAGAAAGTGTAGaggtgtgcttttaaaaataataataaaatgtgcCATCGTGCTTCTACATAGTATTATCTAGGCAGAAAAAAAGTATAATTCAGGCCCTGCAAATCAAAGACTATTAAGAAGTATTAAGTAGAGAATTTGTAATCTGCTttgtaaagataaaaaaaaaaattgcacagctGTAGCCTGTGCGGCAGACAAAAGAATGGAGACAtcaagaatatatatatatttttatttaccatGTTCCACACCCTCAGTTTCTGATGTCTCTTATCGATGAATCGGTTTTCTTGTCTCACACAGACATTTCATGTTCTGCTGGGGAGTCGATGGCTGCAGTGCTACATGTGCAGCTTTGTGCGTTGTAGGATGCTTGTCTGTTGCTACAAAGCTGTTGAGAAGCTGCAGGTATATTTTCCCCGGAAGCAAACACATGGGGTATTTGTAAGCGGGAGAGGCCCCCCTGTTCCCAGTCCCGTGACGGCACATAGCCTATTCTTTGACATTTGCTTTAATATATAAAGTCactgtttttaattctttactTGCTAGTGATAATCCATACCATCCTCTGCATCATTTAAAGATGTCAACTGGTGACACAGACTGTAATAAGATAGTATCAATCTCTCTTGTATTTGTAAATTACCTGTTTTGAGAACATGACTTCagctttttctcttccatctatattttttttacattgagaTTGTTTGATTCTTCATGCAAAGGCTTTATGTGGTGGCCTGCAAACACACGATTGTGGAAGGTGATGCTGCCTGAGCGGTAAGATAAGTGCCCTGTTTCTGTCAGAGTACCTTAATTCCTGCTCATGAAATTTTGGAGGGAAACACTGAGAAATATTTGTGGATAAACTTTTCGAACGAAACATCTGGCCTTTTGTGCAAGAACCTCGTTCCTATACCATAAATTAAATGGCGGGAATATATCTGGGGAAATGTATCTATCTGTTCCTgtttaaaatctttgtttttaagATCATAGTGCttggtttgaaaaataaaagaagtgctTAAATCCTCAAATTTTTCCCTTGGTTATAATGGAGTCACTGTTCTTTCCCTGTCATCTGCAATCCTCGAATGCCTTAATCAAATCCTCaggatttaaattattaaacatcTTTTTGggattacatttttttattcctaattATACGCAAAAGATATATATCATGAAATATGCAGCATGTAATTGTGATTAAAGCGTACAGTCTCCCGAAAGATGGGTCTAACAGTTTTATACATCCAAAATTTAATTAGGCAGATAATGGGGTTAGAAGTGAGATTTTTAAGGATGGGGTGGGAAAGGAAATTTttggaattatattttttttttgatggaggTGGAAATCAATATGGAAGGCTGCAAATGCAAATCAAAGTCGTATTTCTTTCCTGATCTCCACTAGTGTCGTCTTTCTTCTTGTACGGACAATCTCAAGACCAATACAAAAACTGAATTTACCTAGATAGTGAACAAGTAATTCAATGAGTTGCAGAACAAAG is a window encoding:
- the BUB3 gene encoding mitotic checkpoint protein BUB3 isoform X2, producing MKTMTGSNEFKLNQTPDDGISSVKFSPNTSQFLLVSSWDTTVRLYDVPANTMRLKYQHSGAVLDCAFYDPTHAWSGGLDQQLKMHDLNTDQENLVGAHDAPIRCVEYCPEVNVMVTGSWDQTVKLWDPRTPCNAGTFSQPEKVYTLSVSGDRLIVGTAGRRVLVWDLRNMGYVQQRRESSLKYQTRCIRAFPNKQGYVLSSIEGRVAVEYLDPSPEIQKKKYAFKCHRLKENNIEQIYPVNAISFHNVHNTFATGGSDGFVNIWDPFNKKRLCQFHRYPTSIASLAFSNDGTTLAIASSYMYEMDDIEHPEDGIYIRQVTDAETKPK
- the BUB3 gene encoding mitotic checkpoint protein BUB3 isoform X1, which translates into the protein MKTMTGSNEFKLNQTPDDGISSVKFSPNTSQFLLVSSWDTTVRLYDVPANTMRLKYQHSGAVLDCAFYDPTHAWSGGLDQQLKMHDLNTDQENLVGAHDAPIRCVEYCPEVNVMVTGSWDQTVKLWDPRTPCNAGTFSQPEKVYTLSVSGDRLIVGTAGRRVLVWDLRNMGYVQQRRESSLKYQTRCIRAFPNKQGYVLSSIEGRVAVEYLDPSPEIQKKKYAFKCHRLKENNIEQIYPVNAISFHNVHNTFATGGSDGFVNIWDPFNKKRLCQFHRYPTSIASLAFSNDGTTLAIASSYMYEMDDIEHPEDGIYIRQVTDAETKPKST